From the genome of Nitrospirota bacterium:
TTTGTAATCAGCAAGAAAATTTTTTTGTAACTACTCAGGAGTGTCAGGGAGGAAAAAGCATTTCAGGCAAGTACGGTTGACCTGTCATGGACTGGGAAATGGATTGCAAGAGGTTCCAGCCGTTTTTACGAGCTGTGGATAGGTAGCTTCTGATGCGGGCAAAGTTTTTTGCGCCTTGTAAGGTTCGGAAGCATCCGGATATTTTCTGACGCACCTTGATCATTCGGATATCTTGCTCTGACTGGTTATTGGTGAAGGGGACGCGCAGGTCGTGAAAGAAGG
Proteins encoded in this window:
- a CDS encoding transposase, producing FFHDLRVPFTNNQSEQDIRMIKVRQKISGCFRTLQGAKNFARIRSYLSTARKNGWNLLQSISQSMTGQPYLPEMLFPP